Proteins from a single region of Thunnus albacares chromosome 16, fThuAlb1.1, whole genome shotgun sequence:
- the trib2 gene encoding tribbles homolog 2, whose translation MNIQRSNPINISRYGRSRHKSHDFEELSCLRTTESHQSFSPNLGSPSPPETPDSSHCISRIGDYLLLEPLEGDHVFRAAHLHSGEELVCKVFDIGRYQESLAAYFALGQHQHINQILEILLGETRAYVFFERSYGDMHSFVRTCKKLREDEAARLFYQIASAVAHCHDNGLVLRDLKLRKFVFKNEDRSLVKLESLEDTYILDGHDDSLSDKHGCPAYVSPEILNANGSYSGKAADVWSLGVMLYTILVGRYPFHDVEPGSLFSKIRRGHFNIPETLTPKAKCLIRSILRREPAERLTSREILEHPWFASSGALGGAAVHGRGEREQEQMVPEVNMEEELEQFFS comes from the exons ATGAACATACAGAGGTCAAATCCAATTAACATTTCACGTTATGGGAGATCGCGGCACAAATCGCACGATTTCGAAGAATTGTCTTGCTTAAGGACTACAGAGTCTCATCAGAGTTTCAGTCCCAACCTCGGGTCCCCCAGCCCGCCGGAGACCCCGGACTCCTCGCACTGTATCTCCCGCATCGGGGACTACCTTTTGTTGGAGCCACTGGAGGGAGACCACGTTTTTAGAGCCGCCCACCTGCACAGCGGGGAAGAGCTCGTATGTAAG GTTTTTGACATTGGTCGATACCAGGAATCACTGGCAGCCTACTTTGCCCTGGGCCAGCACCAGCATATTAACCAAATCCTGGAGATATTGCTTGGGGAGACGCGAGCCTATGTGTTCTTCGAGAGAAGTTATGGCGACATGCACTCATTTGTCCGCACGTGCAAGAAGTTGCGGGAGGACGAAGCTGCCAGACTCTTCTATCAGATAGCCTCGGCTGTGGCACATTGCCACGACAACGGACTGGTCCTCCGTGACCTCAAACTGAGGAAGTTTGTCTTCAAGAATGAGGACAG AAGCCTTGTGAAGCTGGAGAGCCTTGAGGACACATATATCCTGGATGGTCATGATGACTCCCTGTCAGACAAACATGGCTGCCCAGCCTATGTCAGTCCTGAGATCCTCAATGCCAACGGCAGCTATTCGGGGAAGGCAGCTGACGTCTGGAGTCTGGGCGTCATGCTGTATACCATCCTCGTGGGGCGCTACCCTTTCCATGACGTTGAGCCTGGCTCTTTGTTCAGCAAAATCCGCAGGGGCCACTTCAACATCCCTGAGACGCTCACACCCAAGGCCAAGTGCCTGATCCGCTCCATTCTCCGCCGGGAGCCCGCAGAGCGCCTCACCTCTCGGGAGATCCTGGAGCATCCCTGGTTTGCCTCCTCCGGGGCTCTAGGGGGCGCTGCGGTACACGgtagaggagaaagagagcaggagCAGATGGTGCCTGAGGTGAACATGGAAGAGGAGCTGGAACAGTTCTTCAGCTGA